A window from Bacteroidota bacterium encodes these proteins:
- a CDS encoding type I restriction-modification enzyme R subunit C-terminal domain-containing protein, translating into MHNQNPEQIARDNIDKQLVASDWIIQTKDKINLGAGVGVAVREYQTDIGLADYILFVNRKPVGVIEAKRKEEGIHLTTHESQTEEYAASKLKYLNNEPLVFLYESTGDVTRFTDYTDPKPRSREVFSFHRPESFSELIQRDSSLRKRLLSLPILPTDGLRECQIRAITKLDVSFKQNRPRALIQMATGSGKTFTAITAVYRLLKFAGAKRILFLVDTKNLGEQAEQEFLAYQPNDDNRRFTELYNVQRLRSSFVPGDAQVCISTIQRLYSILKETELDESAEEENPNERKFQPKEPVPVAYNEKVPIEFFDFIVIDECHRSIYNLWKQVLDYFDSFLIGLTATPDNRTFGFFNQNIVSEYTHEEAVTDGVNVGSDVFIIETDITKKGSVVWKGQYVDHRDKLTRKKRWQQTDEDVVYSATQLDESVVNINQIRLIVKTLKEHFPEIFPERFDADGKFEVPKTLIFAKSDSHADDIIQIVREEFAEENKFCKKITYTADNPKSTLAQFRNDYYPRIAVTVDMIATGTDVKPLECLFFMRDVKSRNYFEQMKGRGTRTITLDELKKVTPSAKYTKDHFVIVDAIGVTKSLKTDSRPLEKKPSVPLKDLLGAVAVGARDEDLFTSLANRLIRLERQINEQERAKVVEKTKGKSLAQIAKELLYAYNPDVIEELGEQIKNKMPDESPAAIESAVQKSHSAIIEEAAKVFTGELNTYIENVRKTHEQLIDTINRDTLVGVGWDGQNKAKADELIKEFTAWIEANKNEIIALQIFYNQPYRRRELTFTMIKELLDKLKSDKPALAPLRLWDAYEQQETALVGITQRSSPKTELVALVSLLRKVTGIDKVLSPYDKTVDKNFQEWVFKKQAGALKFTDEQMQWLRMIKDHIAISFHIEKDDFALSPFGDNGGLGKMWELFGEKTDEIIIELNEVLVA; encoded by the coding sequence ATGCATAACCAAAACCCGGAACAAATAGCAAGAGATAACATAGACAAGCAGCTTGTTGCTTCGGACTGGATTATACAAACCAAGGATAAAATCAATCTTGGCGCGGGGGTTGGTGTTGCTGTTCGTGAATATCAAACCGATATAGGTCTTGCAGATTACATTCTCTTTGTGAACAGAAAACCTGTGGGAGTTATAGAAGCAAAACGTAAAGAGGAAGGCATTCATTTAACTACACATGAATCTCAAACCGAAGAATACGCAGCCTCAAAACTGAAATACCTGAACAACGAACCTCTCGTGTTTCTGTATGAAAGCACCGGCGATGTTACTCGTTTTACTGATTACACAGATCCTAAACCTCGCTCTCGTGAGGTCTTCTCCTTCCATCGTCCCGAATCATTCAGCGAACTAATACAAAGAGATTCATCGCTTCGGAAACGATTATTGAGTTTACCTATTCTACCAACGGATGGTTTGCGTGAATGCCAGATAAGAGCAATTACCAAGCTTGATGTTTCGTTTAAGCAAAACCGTCCCCGCGCGTTGATACAGATGGCGACAGGTTCGGGAAAAACATTTACCGCTATCACCGCCGTGTATCGATTGCTCAAGTTTGCCGGAGCCAAGCGTATTCTTTTCTTAGTCGATACCAAAAACTTAGGCGAGCAAGCCGAACAGGAATTTCTTGCGTATCAGCCGAATGACGATAATCGCAGATTCACAGAGTTGTATAATGTTCAGCGGTTGAGAAGCAGTTTCGTTCCAGGCGACGCGCAGGTTTGTATCAGCACTATTCAACGGTTGTATTCGATTCTAAAAGAAACGGAATTAGACGAAAGCGCGGAAGAGGAAAATCCAAACGAACGCAAATTCCAACCGAAAGAACCTGTGCCAGTTGCTTACAACGAAAAAGTTCCGATAGAGTTTTTTGATTTTATCGTGATCGATGAATGCCATCGCAGTATTTATAATTTATGGAAGCAGGTGCTTGATTATTTCGATAGCTTCCTCATCGGGCTTACGGCAACACCTGACAATAGAACATTCGGGTTCTTTAACCAAAACATCGTCAGCGAGTACACACACGAAGAAGCCGTCACTGACGGTGTGAATGTAGGCAGCGATGTCTTCATAATTGAAACCGATATTACGAAAAAGGGAAGCGTTGTCTGGAAAGGTCAATACGTTGACCACCGCGATAAGCTGACACGCAAGAAACGCTGGCAGCAAACTGATGAAGATGTTGTTTACTCGGCGACTCAGTTAGATGAATCTGTAGTGAACATCAATCAAATTCGTCTCATTGTAAAGACGTTGAAAGAACATTTTCCGGAGATATTTCCTGAACGCTTTGATGCCGACGGTAAGTTTGAAGTTCCGAAAACGCTTATCTTTGCCAAGTCCGATTCGCATGCCGATGATATTATACAGATCGTGCGGGAGGAATTTGCGGAAGAGAATAAGTTTTGCAAAAAGATTACCTACACTGCCGATAATCCGAAAAGCACGCTCGCACAATTCCGCAACGACTATTATCCGCGTATTGCCGTTACCGTGGATATGATTGCAACTGGAACCGATGTTAAACCGCTGGAATGTTTGTTCTTTATGCGCGATGTGAAAAGCCGCAACTATTTTGAGCAGATGAAAGGGCGCGGCACGCGGACAATTACATTAGACGAATTGAAAAAAGTAACTCCGAGCGCAAAATATACCAAAGACCATTTTGTGATTGTGGATGCTATTGGTGTTACTAAAAGTTTAAAGACGGATAGCCGTCCGTTAGAAAAGAAACCTTCCGTGCCGTTAAAAGATTTACTCGGTGCGGTTGCAGTAGGGGCGCGAGATGAAGATTTGTTCACTTCGCTGGCAAACCGTTTGATACGACTTGAACGGCAAATTAACGAACAGGAACGGGCAAAGGTTGTTGAAAAAACAAAAGGGAAATCACTTGCACAGATAGCAAAAGAATTGCTATATGCTTACAATCCTGATGTTATAGAAGAGCTGGGAGAACAGATCAAGAATAAAATGCCGGACGAATCTCCGGCTGCAATTGAATCCGCAGTACAAAAATCGCATTCTGCAATTATTGAAGAAGCTGCAAAAGTATTTACCGGAGAATTGAATACCTATATCGAAAACGTTCGCAAAACACACGAGCAACTGATTGATACGATCAACCGCGATACGCTTGTTGGCGTCGGATGGGATGGACAGAATAAAGCAAAGGCAGATGAGCTGATAAAAGAGTTTACTGCGTGGATTGAAGCAAACAAGAATGAGATTATTGCGTTACAGATTTTCTATAACCAGCCGTATCGGAGGCGCGAGCTTACGTTTACGATGATTAAAGAATTGTTGGACAAGCTGAAAAGCGATAAACCAGCGTTAGCACCTTTGAGGTTGTGGGATGCGTACGAACAACAAGAAACTGCCTTAGTGGGTATAACACAACGCAGTTCACCAAAAACGGAATTGGTTGCACTCGTTTCGTTGCTTCGCAAAGTAACGGGCATTGATAAGGTTCTTTCTCCGTATGATAAGACGGTTGATAAAAATTTTCAGGAATGGGTTTTCAAAAAACAGGCGGGCGCTCTCAAATTTACGGATGAGCAAATGCAGTGGCTGAGAATGATCAAAGACCATATTGCGATAAGTTTCCATATTGAGAAGGACGATTTTGCATTGTCTCCTTTTGGCGATAATGGCGGATTGGGGAAAATGTGGGAATTGTTTGGCGAAAAGACGGATGAGATTATTATTGAGTTGAATGAGGTATTAGTAGCGTAA
- a CDS encoding four helix bundle protein has translation MNEHKKNIVREKSFAFAVLIVELCKMLSEDKREYVISKQLLKSGTSVGANVREADNAESKPDFIHKMGIAQKEADETMFWLELLVATKYIPESQFLNLSEKCSELIKIIRSIILTAKENIKR, from the coding sequence ATGAATGAACATAAGAAAAATATTGTCCGAGAAAAATCGTTTGCATTTGCTGTGCTGATTGTTGAATTGTGTAAAATGTTGAGTGAAGATAAAAGAGAATATGTTATCAGCAAGCAATTGCTCAAATCCGGAACAAGTGTTGGTGCAAATGTGCGGGAAGCGGATAATGCAGAAAGCAAACCGGACTTTATTCATAAAATGGGCATTGCGCAAAAAGAAGCAGATGAAACTATGTTTTGGCTAGAATTACTTGTTGCGACAAAATATATTCCCGAATCTCAATTTCTTAATCTTTCTGAAAAATGCAGTGAATTGATAAAAATTATCCGTTCCATAATTTTAACCGCTAAAGAGAATATTAAAAGATAA
- a CDS encoding restriction endonuclease subunit S — translation MDILGEHIVIQKGKMPRNLSDNQSKRFKYPYIDIKAFEKGSLRRYTDGEKCLLCDNNDILIVWDGARCGLVGKAISGAVGSTLAVIKPKESVQREYVYYFLKSQFLIFNTRVKGVGIPHLDPFLVHHSSLIIPSLPEQHRIVAKLEELLSELEKGKEQLHTALDQLKVYRQAVLKYAFEGKLTNNEKLKSKNEKIENGELPKGWKWVKLGEKLDFVGSGITPKGGREVYQSSGVIFIRSQNVYPNKLELDDVAYISDKIDERMKRTRVQPDDVLLNITGASIGRSAFVPSKFPRANVNQHVCILRSNQNTLFSKYLSSYLNSSRAQSEIMNTQSGATRQGLNFEQIRNLNLPICPIEEQHRIVQEIESRLSVADKLEETITASLQQSETLRQSILKKAFEGKLV, via the coding sequence ATGGATATACTTGGTGAGCATATTGTAATTCAAAAAGGGAAGATGCCAAGAAACCTTTCTGATAATCAAAGTAAAAGATTCAAGTATCCGTATATTGATATTAAAGCGTTTGAAAAGGGAAGTCTTCGCCGATATACTGACGGAGAAAAATGTTTGTTGTGCGACAACAACGACATTCTTATTGTTTGGGATGGCGCCCGCTGCGGTTTAGTCGGTAAAGCCATTTCAGGTGCGGTCGGCTCAACGTTGGCAGTTATTAAACCCAAAGAAAGCGTACAACGGGAATACGTCTATTATTTCCTCAAATCCCAATTCCTTATATTCAATACACGTGTAAAAGGCGTTGGCATTCCGCACCTCGATCCATTCCTCGTTCATCATTCATCGCTTATCATTCCCTCTCTCCCCGAACAACACCGCATCGTAGCAAAGTTAGAAGAACTCTTAAGCGAATTGGAAAAAGGGAAAGAGCAACTGCACACGGCGCTCGACCAGCTCAAGGTATACCGCCAAGCCGTGCTGAAGTATGCGTTTGAAGGAAAGCTGACAAACAATGAAAAATTAAAAAGTAAAAATGAAAAAATAGAGAATGGTGAATTGCCGAAGGGATGGAAGTGGGTGAAGTTGGGAGAAAAACTGGATTTTGTTGGAAGCGGCATAACGCCAAAAGGTGGCAGGGAAGTTTATCAATCGTCAGGTGTTATTTTTATTAGGAGTCAAAATGTTTATCCTAATAAATTAGAATTAGATGATGTTGCTTATATTTCTGATAAAATCGATGAAAGGATGAAGAGAACAAGAGTACAGCCAGATGACGTTTTACTAAATATTACGGGTGCATCAATTGGAAGGAGTGCCTTTGTCCCAAGTAAATTTCCACGTGCAAACGTAAATCAGCATGTGTGTATTCTTAGATCAAATCAAAATACACTATTTTCAAAATATCTTTCTTCTTATTTAAATTCTTCCAGAGCGCAAAGTGAAATAATGAATACACAATCAGGAGCTACACGGCAAGGATTAAATTTTGAACAAATTAGAAATCTCAATCTTCCAATCTGCCCAATCGAAGAACAGCATCGCATTGTTCAAGAAATCGAAAGCCGCCTGAGTGTCGCCGATAAATTAGAAGAAACAATCACCGCCAGTCTCCAGCAAAGCGAAACATTGCGCCAAAGCATTTTAAAGAAAGCGTTTGAAGGGAAGTTGGTGTAA
- a CDS encoding DUF4062 domain-containing protein, with the protein MSKQRANRKKIRILVASTIYGFEDQLEQICSTLQGYGYEVWNSHLKTIPVHPGKSNKQNCLKAVNSCDIFFGIIRPHYGSGVIGKLAITHQEMRRAIKLKKPRWFVAHHDISVARQILKQYMFDKNGNPQKAFKYKETNILDDIRVIHLYNEAILNDIPPQQRVGHWVDEYFELSDILQCIKTQFASIDRIRKIVKEMNKKP; encoded by the coding sequence ATGAGTAAACAAAGAGCAAATAGGAAGAAAATTAGAATTTTGGTTGCCTCGACCATTTATGGTTTTGAAGATCAACTTGAACAAATATGCTCAACTTTGCAAGGTTATGGTTATGAGGTTTGGAATTCACACTTAAAAACTATTCCAGTTCATCCTGGTAAATCAAATAAACAGAATTGTCTAAAGGCAGTTAATTCTTGTGATATCTTTTTCGGAATTATTCGCCCTCATTATGGATCGGGTGTGATTGGAAAATTAGCAATCACACACCAGGAAATGCGTCGTGCTATTAAACTGAAAAAACCAAGATGGTTTGTTGCTCACCACGATATTAGTGTAGCTCGTCAAATACTGAAACAATATATGTTTGATAAAAATGGTAATCCCCAAAAAGCGTTCAAATATAAAGAAACCAATATTTTAGATGATATTAGGGTAATACATTTATACAATGAAGCAATTTTGAATGATATACCTCCTCAACAACGAGTCGGACACTGGGTTGATGAATATTTTGAATTAAGTGATATATTGCAATGTATAAAAACACAGTTTGCAAGTATTGATCGTATTAGAAAAATTGTGAAAGAAATGAATAAAAAGCCATGA
- a CDS encoding putative DNA binding domain-containing protein yields MNSENLLRELIKQGESELLEFKVDVRNETVAKTICGFLNGEGGQLLIGISDRGKIIGLNNAHNYIKELQQYLIDNIIPEPAVTVIVEQLEEKNILAIKVWGGSKKPYVFNGTIFYRRGSSTVQASSKEISNLIHDRQLTEIHWERQPVLGAELEDLDEVEIQKTITYINKSDRGKQLPSNITEFLKYYSLYQNGQLTNAAILLFGREPIRFIPQCRIRFSVFSNGKTGSTFIDDRYLEGNLFKNIDDIQDILKKHIALSSEFKKTNWQRTDNFIYPMDALREGTLNAIIHSDYSNISGAISIQIYPDKLEITNYGKLPNEIKLSDLKKNHPSFPHNPDIAHICFLRGYIEKIGRGTLKIIEACKSIGLKEPKWVSKQNIMTLRFSSSQKKQKEIFKSDLNERQIRFLNEFKHGTKFTVLKYLEFIGGKLTDRSARNDLTLLIDGGWLLKQGKGRNTVYVRTEVKEP; encoded by the coding sequence ATGAACAGTGAGAATCTTTTAAGAGAATTAATTAAGCAGGGAGAAAGCGAACTGCTTGAATTTAAAGTAGATGTGCGTAACGAGACGGTCGCCAAAACCATTTGTGGTTTTTTAAATGGTGAAGGTGGTCAATTACTAATTGGTATTAGCGACAGAGGTAAAATAATTGGTCTGAACAATGCTCATAATTATATCAAAGAATTACAGCAATATTTGATTGACAATATTATTCCTGAACCTGCTGTTACCGTTATCGTTGAACAATTGGAAGAGAAAAATATTCTTGCTATAAAAGTATGGGGTGGTTCTAAGAAACCTTATGTATTTAATGGTACAATTTTTTATCGCCGAGGAAGTTCAACCGTACAGGCATCTTCAAAAGAAATTTCTAACTTAATACACGATCGTCAACTTACTGAAATTCATTGGGAGCGTCAGCCTGTTCTTGGTGCAGAACTTGAAGATCTTGATGAAGTTGAAATTCAAAAAACAATTACTTACATCAATAAATCAGACCGCGGTAAGCAACTTCCGTCCAACATAACAGAGTTTCTAAAGTATTACAGTCTATACCAAAACGGACAACTGACGAATGCAGCAATATTATTATTTGGCAGAGAGCCTATACGTTTTATACCTCAATGTCGAATTCGTTTTTCTGTATTTAGCAATGGAAAAACAGGGTCAACTTTTATTGATGATCGGTATCTAGAAGGAAATCTTTTTAAAAATATTGATGATATCCAAGATATTCTTAAGAAACATATTGCGTTAAGTAGTGAATTTAAAAAAACAAACTGGCAAAGAACTGATAATTTTATTTATCCAATGGATGCATTGCGGGAAGGAACATTGAATGCAATAATTCATAGTGATTATTCTAATATTTCTGGTGCCATATCTATTCAGATATATCCGGATAAGTTAGAAATCACTAACTATGGTAAATTACCGAATGAAATAAAGTTATCTGATCTCAAAAAAAATCATCCTTCTTTCCCACATAATCCAGATATTGCCCATATTTGCTTTTTGCGAGGATATATTGAAAAGATAGGACGGGGTACTCTGAAAATAATTGAAGCTTGTAAGAGCATCGGTTTAAAAGAGCCCAAATGGGTGAGTAAACAAAATATCATGACCTTGAGGTTCTCTAGTTCTCAAAAAAAACAAAAAGAAATTTTCAAAAGTGATTTGAATGAGCGACAAATTAGATTCCTAAACGAATTCAAGCATGGTACAAAATTTACCGTTTTAAAATACCTTGAATTTATCGGTGGAAAATTGACTGACCGTTCTGCTCGGAATGACCTTACATTGTTAATTGATGGAGGATGGTTGTTAAAACAGGGTAAAGGACGCAATACTGTTTATGTCCGAACCGAAGTAAAAGAACCATAG
- a CDS encoding DUF3883 domain-containing protein, which translates to MNIEQVKQLLNGNTMKQPDFFTQEDLELLSKWRDRVYDKNNPMHKKVKKELMDNVWTKTQYWAKELVKRVEGYETYNPRIWMERGWENEKRVSKFKKYTWARIFKKGDINKAIFFTVGASAKSKALVYKIDHYGVKESPLSAEQKMLCSQLIPDKVRYIQIPYEDIPTYNWKKLLDKTEQFIRENKILYNRILDEVWENTVNVPGLKNRLIKRELPKKGLNKIPKRKFNFKGHDTDWEKRQHDNSDRGKLGEALVVEHEKDILRMKDLDKLAEKVNKVQDGKGYDILSKHEDGSDKYIEVKSTTGNENTPFEITPNEVEYSKKYRKSYYLYRVFNLKKKTRLAEYHEFHGDIKKYFLLEETQFKAHRKNRK; encoded by the coding sequence ATGAACATTGAACAAGTAAAGCAATTATTAAATGGGAATACTATGAAGCAGCCTGATTTTTTTACTCAAGAAGATTTAGAACTACTGTCAAAGTGGAGGGATAGAGTTTATGATAAAAACAATCCTATGCACAAAAAAGTAAAAAAAGAATTAATGGATAATGTATGGACTAAGACACAATATTGGGCAAAAGAGTTGGTAAAACGTGTTGAAGGATATGAAACGTATAATCCACGTATCTGGATGGAAAGAGGATGGGAAAATGAAAAACGAGTATCAAAGTTCAAGAAATATACTTGGGCAAGAATATTTAAAAAAGGTGACATTAACAAAGCCATATTCTTTACCGTTGGTGCAAGTGCAAAAAGCAAAGCTCTTGTTTATAAGATAGACCATTACGGTGTAAAAGAGTCTCCTCTGAGCGCAGAACAGAAAATGTTATGCTCTCAATTAATTCCAGATAAAGTCCGATACATTCAAATACCTTATGAAGACATACCAACCTACAATTGGAAAAAATTACTCGACAAAACGGAACAATTCATTCGAGAAAATAAAATTCTCTATAATCGAATCCTTGATGAAGTGTGGGAAAATACTGTCAATGTTCCTGGTCTTAAGAACCGTCTCATCAAGCGAGAATTACCGAAGAAAGGTCTTAATAAAATTCCCAAAAGAAAATTTAACTTTAAAGGGCATGATACAGATTGGGAAAAAAGACAGCATGATAATAGCGATCGCGGAAAACTTGGTGAAGCTCTAGTTGTCGAGCATGAAAAGGATATTCTCAGGATGAAAGATTTAGATAAGCTAGCAGAAAAAGTAAATAAAGTACAAGATGGAAAAGGATACGATATTCTTTCAAAACATGAAGATGGGAGTGATAAATATATTGAAGTAAAGAGTACAACGGGAAATGAGAATACTCCTTTTGAGATAACACCAAATGAGGTTGAGTATTCTAAAAAATATAGAAAGTCTTATTACCTTTATCGCGTATTTAATCTCAAAAAGAAAACTAGATTAGCCGAATATCATGAATTTCATGGGGATATTAAAAAATATTTCCTTTTAGAGGAAACACAGTTTAAAGCACACCGCAAGAATAGAAAATAA
- a CDS encoding ORF6N domain-containing protein: protein MISNDLIISQSRIERTILFLRGQKVMLDSDLAALYGIPTKVLKQAVKRNLDRFPSDFMFELTAEEKIEVVTNCDHLAKLKFSPYLPYAFTEHGALMLASVLNSPKAVQVSVQIVRTFIRLRELLATHKDLARKLEDMEKKYDHNFKIVFDAIRQLLSPPEKPKRPIGFRVEEPLVRYRTSSGKKKRK from the coding sequence ATGATATCCAATGATTTGATAATTTCACAATCGCGAATTGAACGCACGATCCTTTTCTTGCGGGGGCAAAAAGTGATGCTCGATTCCGACCTTGCTGCACTGTATGGTATTCCTACGAAGGTGCTTAAGCAGGCTGTAAAGCGTAACCTCGATCGGTTTCCATCGGACTTTATGTTTGAATTGACTGCGGAAGAAAAAATCGAGGTGGTCACAAATTGTGACCACCTCGCCAAGCTCAAATTCTCGCCGTACCTGCCGTATGCGTTTACAGAACATGGAGCGCTCATGCTCGCTAGTGTTTTAAATAGTCCCAAAGCAGTACAGGTCAGTGTCCAGATTGTTCGTACATTTATCCGGTTGCGTGAATTGCTCGCCACACATAAAGACCTTGCCCGCAAACTGGAAGACATGGAAAAGAAATACGATCATAATTTTAAAATTGTTTTTGATGCGATTCGTCAATTGTTGTCGCCTCCTGAAAAACCGAAAAGGCCTATCGGTTTCCGGGTCGAAGAGCCGTTGGTTCGCTACAGAACATCAAGTGGTAAGAAAAAAAGAAAGTAA